Proteins from a genomic interval of Candidatus Methylomirabilota bacterium:
- a CDS encoding TonB family protein, whose translation MSDTRAVLAALVLSLALHAGLAATLRGLGFGPEPVAKARDLPPLFVDLGEPIVAVSSPASRATPSFPSADRAARPAARPPAPRPAPRAEPPAPTPEAPVPVESGRPPAVEPPRPPDSPAPLPGAPAPPASDSPAAAPIAPADPTPAPEPAGASGGGPRPDSFESAEAGGTPVASGADPTPGTSPSAADTGPRAAGGSAGSVPTRADPERASAATSGGEGGAAASASREEIAALPGGYGAAIPPEYDTYVRALRRRIQERLVYPWLAIRHRVQGTVELEIRIGVDGRLAGVSATSRESPAVLREAAVRAVRDATPLAFPSGLMTRALTIRLPVVFELQ comes from the coding sequence ATGAGCGACACGCGCGCGGTCCTGGCGGCGCTGGTCCTGTCGCTCGCGCTCCACGCGGGGCTGGCAGCCACCCTCCGGGGGCTCGGATTCGGCCCCGAGCCGGTGGCGAAGGCGCGGGATCTGCCGCCGCTCTTCGTCGACCTCGGCGAGCCCATCGTGGCCGTCTCGAGTCCCGCATCGCGCGCCACGCCGTCGTTCCCCTCCGCCGACCGCGCGGCGCGTCCGGCCGCGCGGCCCCCGGCGCCGCGGCCCGCGCCGAGGGCCGAGCCTCCGGCGCCCACGCCGGAAGCACCGGTGCCCGTCGAGAGCGGTCGACCGCCGGCGGTGGAGCCGCCTCGGCCGCCGGACTCGCCCGCGCCGCTGCCCGGCGCCCCGGCCCCGCCAGCCTCCGACTCGCCGGCGGCCGCGCCGATCGCGCCGGCCGACCCGACGCCGGCACCGGAGCCGGCGGGCGCGAGCGGCGGAGGCCCGCGGCCGGATTCCTTCGAGTCGGCGGAGGCCGGTGGCACGCCGGTGGCCAGCGGCGCGGACCCGACGCCCGGGACGTCGCCGTCCGCCGCCGACACCGGGCCGCGCGCCGCCGGCGGGAGCGCGGGGTCGGTCCCGACCCGAGCCGACCCGGAACGCGCGTCCGCGGCGACGTCCGGAGGCGAGGGGGGAGCCGCCGCCAGCGCGAGCCGCGAGGAGATCGCGGCGCTGCCGGGTGGTTACGGGGCCGCGATCCCGCCCGAGTACGACACCTACGTCCGCGCGCTCCGGCGCCGGATCCAGGAGCGACTCGTCTATCCATGGCTGGCCATCCGCCACCGGGTTCAGGGAACCGTCGAGCTCGAGATCCGGATCGGCGTCGATGGCCGGCTGGCCGGGGTGTCGGCGACGAGTCGGGAGAGCCCCGCCGTGCTGCGCGAGGCCGCGGTGCGCGCCGTGCGCGACGCCACCCCGCTGGCGTTTCCCTCCGGCCTCATGACGCGCGCCCTCACGATCCGGTTGCCCGTCGTCTTCGAGCTCCAGTGA
- the argS gene encoding arginine--tRNA ligase: MKLSETVTIDASSMADDVTLVLSDAVREALARAGLPPVPRDDIVWDVPREAAHGDYATNVAMVLGKAQRRPPRPLAETIRDHLPPIPAVERAEVAGPGFLNVFLSPAFCQRGLARILAVGSRFGEGTEGRGLKAQVEFVSANPTGPLTLGHGRQAILGDCVARLFEAMGYETVREYYFNNAGRQMRVLGESVRARYLELIGRPAAFPEDGYQGEYIREIAQGLLDKHGQALAGDGHEPVFRQAAEDAIFADIRRTLDRLGIRFDVYSNEASLYTDGKVDETLAALRARGLVYDKDGATWLRLSAMDRPQDRVLVKSSGEPTYRLPDIAYHREKLRRSFDRILNVQGADHIEEAKDVVAAISALGLPAERIRYLIHQFVTITRGGVEVKMSTRRATYVTVDDLLDQVGSPDVFRYFMVTRSPESHLNFDLEAATETDWQKNPVFYVQYAHARVSSIEKHARERSVPSPTTAEEWAEVDLSRLAMPEELALIKALLRYPALVAGAARACEPHRVATYLHDLAAQFHGYHHLGTHNPTFRVVRPEDPALTRARLALTRAVGQVLENGLGLLGISAPESM; this comes from the coding sequence GTGAAATTGTCTGAAACCGTGACGATCGACGCCAGCAGCATGGCTGACGACGTGACGCTCGTGCTCTCGGACGCGGTTCGCGAGGCGCTGGCCCGGGCGGGTCTGCCGCCGGTTCCGCGGGACGACATCGTGTGGGACGTCCCGCGCGAGGCCGCGCACGGCGACTATGCCACCAACGTCGCCATGGTGCTCGGGAAGGCCCAGCGGCGGCCGCCGCGCCCGCTGGCCGAGACCATCCGGGACCACCTGCCGCCCATTCCCGCGGTCGAGCGAGCCGAAGTGGCCGGCCCGGGCTTTCTCAACGTCTTCCTCTCTCCGGCGTTCTGCCAGCGCGGACTGGCCCGTATCCTCGCCGTCGGCTCCCGGTTTGGCGAGGGCACCGAGGGCCGCGGCCTCAAGGCGCAGGTGGAGTTCGTCAGCGCGAACCCGACCGGCCCGCTCACCCTCGGGCACGGACGGCAAGCCATCCTCGGGGACTGCGTGGCCCGCCTCTTCGAGGCGATGGGCTACGAGACGGTCCGCGAGTACTACTTCAACAACGCAGGCCGCCAGATGCGGGTCCTGGGCGAGTCGGTGCGGGCCCGGTACCTGGAGCTCATCGGACGGCCGGCGGCCTTTCCCGAGGACGGGTACCAGGGCGAGTACATCCGCGAGATCGCCCAGGGGCTCCTGGACAAGCACGGCCAGGCGCTGGCCGGCGATGGCCACGAGCCGGTCTTCCGCCAGGCCGCCGAGGACGCGATCTTCGCGGACATCCGGCGGACGCTCGACCGGCTGGGGATCCGCTTCGACGTCTACTCCAACGAGGCCTCGCTTTACACCGACGGCAAGGTCGACGAGACGCTGGCCGCCCTCCGGGCGCGCGGCCTCGTCTACGACAAGGACGGCGCGACCTGGCTGCGGCTGTCGGCCATGGATCGACCGCAGGATCGGGTGCTGGTGAAATCGAGCGGAGAGCCGACCTACCGGCTCCCGGACATCGCGTACCACCGGGAGAAGCTGCGCCGGAGCTTCGATCGGATCCTGAACGTCCAGGGGGCCGACCACATCGAGGAGGCCAAGGATGTGGTGGCGGCGATCTCTGCCCTGGGCCTCCCGGCCGAGCGGATCCGCTACCTCATCCACCAGTTCGTGACGATCACGCGCGGGGGTGTCGAGGTGAAGATGTCCACCCGCCGGGCGACCTACGTGACGGTGGACGACCTCCTCGATCAGGTCGGGAGCCCGGACGTCTTCCGTTACTTCATGGTGACCCGGAGCCCGGAGAGTCACCTGAACTTCGACCTCGAGGCCGCCACCGAGACCGACTGGCAGAAGAACCCGGTCTTTTACGTCCAGTATGCGCACGCCCGGGTATCGAGCATCGAGAAGCACGCCCGGGAGCGCAGTGTGCCGTCGCCGACGACCGCCGAAGAGTGGGCCGAGGTCGATCTGAGCCGCCTCGCCATGCCGGAAGAGCTCGCGTTGATCAAGGCACTCCTCCGGTACCCGGCCCTGGTGGCCGGCGCGGCCCGGGCCTGCGAGCCCCATCGCGTGGCCACCTACCTCCACGACCTGGCGGCCCAGTTCCACGGTTACCATCACCTCGGCACCCACAACCCGACCTTCCGCGTCGTGCGGCCCGAGGACCCGGCCTTGACGCGAGCGCGGCTGGCCCTCACCCGGGCCGTCGGGCAGGTGCTCGAGAACGGCCTCGGTCTGCTCGGCATCAGCGCACCGGAGTCGATGTGA
- a CDS encoding SPOR domain-containing protein, with translation MNERRMREARHEFRIGTRQLVVLGGGFAVICALTFALGVLVGRELTATSAPGRRGVGAATPVTPTTPVAGQARPAAPPKKERTGSDERLTFYQTLTAPTPDLPAVQPPKVEERIVPREAPAPAASAAASPPRDEGRPPAQPPARRGPPPVAAPTARPSASAAALAPEPQLWTVQVSSFRSRGLAEELKSRLVAQGFDAYLVSVATDEGRVRHRVRVGGYPTRAEAERVASELRAERSLNPFVTTRSR, from the coding sequence GTGAACGAGCGCCGGATGCGGGAAGCCCGGCACGAGTTCCGGATCGGCACCCGGCAGCTCGTGGTGCTCGGCGGCGGCTTCGCGGTGATCTGCGCCCTGACCTTCGCCCTCGGGGTGCTGGTGGGACGCGAGCTCACGGCCACGTCGGCGCCGGGAAGACGGGGGGTCGGCGCTGCGACGCCGGTGACGCCCACGACGCCGGTCGCCGGCCAGGCGCGGCCGGCGGCGCCGCCGAAGAAGGAGCGAACCGGCTCCGACGAGCGCCTCACCTTCTACCAGACGCTGACCGCCCCGACGCCCGACCTGCCGGCCGTCCAGCCACCAAAGGTGGAGGAGCGCATCGTGCCACGCGAGGCCCCGGCGCCGGCGGCGTCGGCGGCCGCTTCGCCCCCGAGGGACGAAGGGCGCCCGCCCGCTCAGCCCCCCGCGCGACGCGGGCCGCCCCCGGTCGCGGCACCGACGGCACGGCCGAGCGCCTCGGCCGCGGCCCTCGCGCCGGAACCTCAGCTCTGGACGGTGCAGGTGAGCTCGTTTCGCAGCCGGGGCCTCGCCGAAGAGCTCAAGAGCCGGCTGGTTGCCCAGGGCTTCGACGCCTACCTCGTGTCGGTGGCGACCGACGAGGGGCGCGTGCGCCATCGCGTGCGCGTCGGCGGGTATCCGACGCGGGCGGAGGCCGAGCGGGTAGCCTCCGAGCTCCGGGCCGAGCGGAGCCTGAACCCGTTCGTGACCACGCGTTCCCGCTAG
- the hpt gene encoding hypoxanthine phosphoribosyltransferase, which translates to MRAVPPPPGLKRVLIDADELAARVRELGRQLSQDYADREPILIGVLTGAAVFLADLMRAMDVLVRCDFIGVSSYGTASRTSGIVKITADLSVSIEDREVVLVEDIIDTGRTIAYLRRNLETRHPKSLRVCTLLDKVERREVSVDLDYVGFTIPNEFVVGYGLDHAGLYRNLPYLAALDLTGARSA; encoded by the coding sequence GTGCGCGCCGTTCCCCCACCGCCCGGGTTGAAGCGGGTCCTGATCGACGCGGACGAGCTGGCCGCGCGCGTCCGCGAGCTGGGCCGGCAGCTCAGCCAGGACTACGCCGATCGGGAGCCGATCCTGATCGGTGTCCTCACGGGCGCGGCCGTGTTCCTGGCCGACCTCATGCGGGCGATGGACGTGCTCGTGCGCTGCGACTTCATCGGGGTCTCGTCCTACGGGACCGCCTCCCGGACGTCGGGGATCGTGAAGATCACGGCCGATCTGTCGGTGTCGATCGAGGACCGCGAGGTGGTCCTCGTGGAGGACATCATCGACACCGGCCGGACGATCGCCTACCTCCGGCGGAACCTGGAGACCCGCCACCCCAAGAGCCTCCGCGTCTGTACGCTGCTCGACAAGGTCGAGCGGCGCGAGGTGTCGGTCGACCTGGACTACGTCGGGTTCACGATCCCCAACGAGTTCGTGGTGGGCTACGGGCTGGACCATGCCGGGCTCTACCGCAACTTGCCCTACCTGGCGGCCCTGGATCTCACCGGAGCCCGCTCGGCCTAG